The following proteins come from a genomic window of Halomarina ordinaria:
- a CDS encoding YcaO-like family protein yields MTVELVGDGPALAALRETLADASVPVATASADALADADATDADLTVVVGPVGAQVFATANEVRRRWLAVELGGVGGRALPDVDASVSGFGPSTGCYDCLRGRVAASAERVEDGAGPDAPTARLAGTLAARSAVGLLDGDDAPLGRVLEVPHAEREFLALPHCSCAPERDWALRREGESRSLDDALARAERALDGRVGPVAEVGEAESFPLPYYLASLADTAGFSDVRAPVHAAGVDPDWDAAMMKALGEALERYGAAVYRRGDLPAAPAATLPGAVSLSRFVTPEGIVPRDDETTTWVPGEDLHSGASVALPAERVFFPYETEAPTITTGLGLGNGGAGALVAGLTEVLERDASMLAWYSTYDPLGLAIDDEGFETLVRRARAEGLSVTPTLLTQDVDVPVVACAVHREGEWPRFALGTACALDPARAARSACCEAIQNWLELRGMGRGDAANAGGRIGHFASRPDSVEGFVAPEATVPASGLAVEASTDAAALSALLDRVADAGLDAYAARLTPRDVDALGFEVVRVLLPEAQPLFVDESYFGARAESVPASLGFEARLRREHHPFP; encoded by the coding sequence ATGACTGTCGAACTCGTCGGCGACGGCCCCGCCCTCGCTGCCCTCCGGGAGACGCTGGCCGACGCGTCGGTCCCCGTGGCGACGGCGTCCGCCGACGCCCTCGCGGACGCGGACGCGACGGACGCCGACCTCACCGTCGTCGTCGGGCCGGTCGGAGCGCAGGTCTTCGCGACCGCGAACGAGGTCCGTCGGCGCTGGCTCGCCGTCGAACTGGGCGGCGTCGGCGGCCGCGCGCTCCCCGACGTCGACGCGAGCGTCTCGGGGTTCGGCCCGTCGACCGGCTGTTACGACTGCCTGCGGGGTCGGGTCGCCGCCAGCGCGGAGCGTGTCGAGGACGGTGCGGGCCCGGACGCCCCGACCGCGCGGCTGGCGGGGACGCTCGCGGCCCGGTCGGCCGTCGGCCTGCTCGACGGCGACGACGCGCCCCTGGGGCGCGTCCTCGAGGTCCCCCACGCGGAGCGTGAGTTCCTGGCGCTGCCGCACTGCTCGTGCGCGCCCGAGCGCGACTGGGCGCTCCGACGCGAGGGGGAGTCGCGCTCGCTCGACGACGCCCTCGCGCGGGCGGAGCGGGCGCTCGACGGGCGCGTCGGGCCGGTCGCGGAGGTGGGGGAGGCGGAGTCGTTCCCCCTGCCGTACTACCTCGCCTCGCTCGCCGACACGGCGGGGTTCAGCGACGTGCGAGCGCCGGTGCACGCCGCCGGCGTCGACCCCGACTGGGACGCCGCGATGATGAAGGCCCTCGGCGAGGCGCTCGAACGCTACGGTGCCGCCGTCTATCGCCGAGGAGACCTGCCCGCCGCCCCCGCCGCCACGCTCCCCGGGGCGGTGTCCCTCTCGCGCTTCGTCACTCCCGAGGGGATTGTCCCGAGGGACGACGAGACGACGACGTGGGTGCCGGGGGAGGACCTCCACTCGGGGGCGAGCGTCGCGCTCCCGGCCGAACGGGTCTTCTTCCCCTACGAGACGGAGGCGCCGACCATCACGACGGGACTGGGCCTCGGCAACGGCGGGGCCGGGGCGCTCGTCGCGGGGCTGACCGAGGTCCTCGAACGGGACGCGTCGATGCTCGCGTGGTACTCGACGTACGACCCCCTCGGCCTCGCTATCGACGACGAGGGCTTCGAGACGCTCGTCCGCCGCGCACGCGCCGAGGGACTGTCGGTGACGCCGACGCTGCTCACCCAGGACGTGGACGTCCCCGTCGTCGCCTGTGCGGTCCACCGCGAGGGAGAGTGGCCTCGTTTCGCCCTCGGGACGGCCTGCGCGCTCGACCCCGCCCGGGCGGCCCGGTCGGCGTGCTGCGAGGCGATACAGAACTGGCTCGAACTGCGCGGGATGGGCCGGGGCGACGCCGCGAACGCGGGGGGACGCATCGGCCACTTCGCATCGCGCCCCGACTCCGTCGAGGGGTTCGTCGCCCCGGAGGCGACCGTCCCCGCGTCCGGACTCGCCGTCGAGGCGTCGACCGACGCGGCCGCGCTCTCCGCCCTCCTCGACCGGGTGGCCGACGCGGGACTCGACGCCTACGCCGCGCGCCTCACGCCCCGCGACGTGGACGCCCTCGGGTTCGAGGTCGTGCGCGTGCTCCTCCCCGAGGCACAACCGCTGTTCGTGGACGAGTCGTACTTCGGCGCGCGGGCGGAGTCGGTCCCCGCCTCGCTCGGGTTCGAGGCACGCCTGCGGCGCGAACACCACCCGTTTCCGTGA
- a CDS encoding DUF3006 domain-containing protein, with the protein MSLSLFTPFALVQLLVAPLTPLGAVAPHTSPAPPLAPGASTETAVVDRFEGETAVLVLDRGGTVHRPRSALPPAGRSVDAVFRAHLLFGRVVALEYDPDATRERRRTARERFDRLTRERDDYPPRRATASRGPPPRHRPGESPRESTRGRAC; encoded by the coding sequence GTGTCCCTGTCCCTGTTCACGCCGTTCGCGCTCGTCCAGTTGCTCGTCGCGCCGCTCACACCGCTCGGCGCGGTCGCACCCCACACGTCGCCCGCGCCGCCGCTGGCTCCCGGCGCGAGCACCGAGACGGCCGTCGTCGACCGGTTCGAGGGCGAGACCGCGGTGCTGGTGCTCGACCGCGGCGGGACGGTCCACCGACCCCGGAGCGCCCTCCCGCCGGCCGGCCGGTCGGTGGACGCGGTCTTCCGGGCACACCTCCTCTTCGGGCGGGTGGTCGCGCTCGAGTACGACCCGGACGCCACGCGCGAGCGCCGGCGTACCGCGCGCGAGCGCTTCGACCGTCTCACCCGCGAGCGTGACGACTACCCGCCCCGTCGAGCGACCGCGTCCCGAGGACCGCCACCTCGTCACCGACCCGGAGAGTCGCCCCGCGAGTCGACGCGGGGACGTGCGTGTTGA
- a CDS encoding DUF63 family protein: MELAERFGLDRVSPERAWVYAAVAALFALVAGSLVFGDLVYDRFIWQYFWGPVVADANNAQCAVLTGGNVDLVYDAATCSSAEAEGRIVAEPGYTLVSEVGYAATLVFMLTGVLFLVRALDVVREPAAFFALVPYMFFGGALRVVEDANDAAVVASGVDQLVAYPLNTLLISPVIYFTVFALTLASLLAGVALERAGVVERYESPLFALGCVYLLATFGYLYWVVVGRLEPVLSNAGFYPQMLLLTVALSLVIAGTIYVAAERLVPAVTAGTGLMTLVVLFAHSLDGVANVLATDWASELGLPFQYSPKHPVNEFIIEYSSVVLPENVVTAIGSAWPFLLVKVVAAVLVVYIFDEAIFEESPRYAIVLLVAIVAVGLGPGTRDMLRATFGI; encoded by the coding sequence ATGGAACTCGCAGAGCGCTTCGGCCTCGACCGCGTCAGCCCCGAGCGGGCGTGGGTCTACGCCGCAGTCGCCGCCCTCTTCGCGCTCGTCGCGGGGTCGCTCGTCTTCGGCGACCTCGTCTACGACCGCTTCATCTGGCAGTACTTCTGGGGTCCGGTCGTCGCGGACGCGAACAACGCGCAGTGCGCGGTGTTGACCGGCGGGAACGTCGACCTCGTCTACGACGCAGCGACCTGTTCGAGCGCGGAGGCCGAGGGACGCATCGTCGCCGAGCCGGGCTACACGCTCGTCTCGGAGGTGGGCTACGCCGCGACGCTCGTGTTCATGCTCACCGGCGTCCTCTTCCTCGTCCGGGCGCTCGACGTCGTCCGGGAGCCGGCGGCGTTCTTCGCGCTCGTCCCGTACATGTTCTTCGGCGGGGCGCTCCGCGTCGTCGAGGACGCGAACGACGCCGCCGTCGTCGCGAGCGGCGTCGACCAGCTCGTCGCCTACCCGCTGAACACGCTGCTCATCAGCCCGGTCATCTACTTCACCGTCTTCGCGCTCACGCTCGCCTCGCTGCTCGCCGGCGTCGCGCTCGAGCGCGCCGGCGTCGTCGAGCGCTACGAGTCGCCGCTGTTCGCCCTCGGGTGCGTCTACCTCCTGGCGACGTTCGGCTACCTCTACTGGGTCGTCGTCGGCCGCCTCGAACCCGTGCTGTCGAACGCCGGCTTCTACCCCCAGATGCTCCTCCTCACGGTCGCGCTGTCGCTGGTCATCGCCGGCACGATTTACGTCGCCGCCGAGCGCTTGGTCCCCGCGGTCACTGCCGGGACGGGCCTCATGACGCTGGTCGTCCTCTTCGCGCACAGTCTCGACGGCGTCGCGAACGTCCTCGCGACCGACTGGGCGAGCGAACTCGGCCTGCCCTTCCAGTACTCGCCGAAGCACCCCGTCAACGAGTTCATCATCGAGTACTCCTCGGTCGTCCTCCCCGAGAACGTCGTCACCGCCATCGGGAGCGCGTGGCCCTTCCTGCTCGTGAAGGTGGTCGCGGCCGTCCTCGTCGTCTACATCTTCGACGAGGCCATCTTCGAGGAGAGCCCGCGCTACGCCATCGTCCTGCTCGTCGCCATCGTCGCCGTCGGCCTCGGGCCGGGCACCCGCGACATGCTCCGGGCGACGTTCGGCATCTGA
- a CDS encoding MBL fold metallo-hydrolase: protein MRGDAFGALLVCCLLVLAGCAGAPPDATGPNGSDAGNESETGNDTGTPAANGSASAPALGANGTLSVHYLNVGQGAATLLVSPAGETMLVDSGDYTDDGEAVIAALDRRGVDRVDHLVTTHADADHIGGHAAVIEHYETEREGVGAVYDPGIAASTQTYESYLDAVERHDVPLYRTQAGDTVDLAGTSVDVLGPPEGYLANRERNENSVVLAVDYGETTFLLPGDAETAGERAALEEAGGSLPTTVLAAGHHGSSSSTSEAFLDATDPPVAVVSSAYDSQYGHPHEETLERLAAHDVRTYWTATHGEIAVVSDGERAGVYTRHDAPTDPRSLREGEPAPDETTADLALRATVEGRAVSEATDDDAPRTGDDGSGANGSDDAEGDEADGEGALSVATIHADAAGDDRENLNDEYVVFENTGEASLDLSGWTVSDEAGKTYTVPEGVDLAPDERVTLRTGSGSDGSGDLYWNAGSPVWNNDGDTVVVERDNGQRALTESYA, encoded by the coding sequence ATGCGCGGTGACGCGTTCGGCGCCCTCCTCGTCTGCTGTCTGCTCGTCCTCGCCGGCTGTGCCGGCGCGCCGCCCGACGCCACCGGACCGAACGGTTCCGACGCCGGCAACGAGAGCGAGACCGGCAACGACACGGGAACGCCCGCCGCGAACGGGAGCGCCTCGGCGCCGGCGCTCGGCGCGAACGGGACGCTCTCGGTCCACTACCTGAACGTGGGACAGGGGGCGGCGACGTTGCTCGTGTCACCGGCCGGCGAGACGATGCTCGTCGACTCGGGCGACTACACCGACGACGGGGAGGCGGTCATCGCGGCGCTCGACCGCCGCGGCGTCGACCGCGTCGACCACCTCGTCACCACCCACGCCGACGCCGACCACATCGGTGGTCACGCGGCCGTCATCGAACACTACGAGACCGAGCGCGAGGGCGTCGGCGCGGTGTACGACCCCGGCATCGCCGCCAGCACGCAGACCTACGAGTCGTACCTCGACGCCGTCGAGCGCCACGACGTCCCCCTCTACCGGACGCAGGCCGGCGACACCGTCGACCTCGCGGGGACCTCGGTCGACGTCCTCGGCCCGCCGGAGGGCTACCTCGCGAACCGCGAGCGAAACGAGAACAGCGTCGTCCTCGCCGTCGACTACGGGGAGACGACGTTCCTCCTGCCGGGCGACGCCGAGACGGCGGGCGAACGCGCCGCCCTCGAAGAGGCGGGCGGGTCCCTCCCGACGACGGTGCTCGCGGCGGGTCACCACGGCAGTTCCTCCAGCACGAGCGAGGCGTTCCTCGACGCGACCGACCCGCCGGTCGCGGTGGTGTCGAGCGCCTACGACTCCCAGTACGGCCACCCCCACGAGGAGACGCTCGAACGGCTGGCCGCCCACGACGTGCGGACCTACTGGACGGCGACCCACGGCGAGATAGCGGTCGTCAGCGACGGCGAGCGCGCCGGGGTGTACACCCGGCACGACGCCCCGACAGACCCGCGCTCGCTCCGCGAGGGGGAGCCGGCACCGGACGAGACGACGGCGGACCTCGCCCTCCGTGCGACCGTCGAGGGGCGCGCCGTCTCGGAGGCGACGGACGACGACGCGCCGCGCACCGGTGACGACGGGTCGGGCGCGAACGGGAGCGACGACGCCGAGGGCGACGAAGCGGATGGCGAGGGGGCGCTGTCGGTCGCCACGATACACGCCGACGCGGCGGGCGACGACCGGGAGAACCTGAACGACGAGTACGTCGTCTTCGAGAACACGGGCGAGGCGTCGCTCGACCTCTCGGGGTGGACGGTCAGCGACGAGGCGGGGAAGACCTACACCGTCCCGGAGGGGGTCGACCTCGCGCCCGACGAGCGCGTGACGCTGCGCACCGGGAGCGGGAGCGACGGGAGCGGCGACCTCTACTGGAACGCCGGGTCGCCCGTCTGGAACAACGACGGCGACACGGTCGTCGTCGAAAGGGACAACGGCCAGCGCGCCCTCACGGAGTCGTATGCCTGA
- a CDS encoding inositol monophosphatase family protein, whose protein sequence is MSDGSDANDANDAGERSAATRLAVAERAARAGGALAVERFRRDVDVVANPGSINAVTRTDRDVQRRVVDVVRESFPDDAVVGEEADAGTAVPDEGPVWVVDPIDGTNNFVRGLRTWGTSVAAVVDGAPVAAVNHFPALDDTYAVGPGGVTRNGRAVAVRTEDDPARCTVAPTVWWDADDREAFAAAARAVVERFGDMRRTGSTQATLSRVAAGGLDGAFTDVTPHPWDSVAGAFAVERAGGVVTDLDGEDWRWAPDVHGLVAASEAAHAEVLDAARELLAVR, encoded by the coding sequence ATGAGCGACGGGAGCGACGCGAACGACGCGAACGACGCCGGAGAGCGGAGTGCGGCGACGCGACTGGCGGTCGCCGAGCGCGCGGCCCGCGCCGGCGGGGCGCTCGCCGTCGAGCGCTTCCGGCGCGACGTCGACGTGGTGGCGAACCCCGGTTCGATAAACGCGGTGACGCGGACCGACCGCGACGTCCAGCGCCGGGTCGTCGACGTCGTCCGCGAGTCGTTCCCCGACGACGCCGTCGTCGGCGAGGAGGCGGACGCGGGGACGGCCGTCCCCGACGAGGGGCCCGTCTGGGTCGTCGACCCCATCGACGGGACGAACAACTTCGTCAGGGGCCTCCGCACCTGGGGGACGAGCGTCGCCGCCGTCGTCGACGGCGCCCCGGTCGCCGCGGTCAACCACTTCCCCGCGCTCGACGACACCTACGCCGTCGGGCCGGGCGGCGTCACGCGGAACGGGCGGGCCGTCGCGGTCCGGACGGAGGACGACCCCGCGCGGTGCACCGTCGCCCCGACTGTCTGGTGGGACGCGGACGACCGCGAGGCGTTCGCCGCCGCGGCGCGCGCCGTCGTCGAGCGCTTCGGCGACATGCGACGCACCGGGAGCACGCAGGCGACGCTCTCGCGGGTGGCCGCGGGCGGCCTCGACGGCGCCTTCACGGACGTCACGCCGCACCCGTGGGACTCCGTCGCCGGCGCGTTCGCGGTCGAACGAGCGGGCGGGGTCGTCACCGACCTCGACGGCGAGGACTGGCGCTGGGCACCCGACGTCCACGGACTGGTCGCGGCGAGCGAGGCCGCCCACGCCGAGGTGCTCGACGCCGCCCGCGAGCTCCTCGCGGTTCGATAA
- a CDS encoding DUF3006 domain-containing protein, with amino-acid sequence MPEYTAVLDRFEGDDAVLLLEEDGETVGDVVVPRTDLPSRARRQDAVVTVRIEDDAVVDLDYDPEETTRRREDAQSRFDRLARRPDDEE; translated from the coding sequence ATGCCTGAGTACACGGCGGTGCTCGACCGGTTCGAGGGCGACGACGCGGTACTGCTGCTCGAGGAGGACGGCGAGACGGTCGGGGACGTCGTCGTCCCCCGGACGGACCTGCCGTCTCGGGCGCGACGGCAGGACGCCGTCGTCACGGTCCGAATCGAGGACGACGCCGTCGTCGACCTCGACTACGACCCGGAGGAGACGACACGCCGGCGCGAGGACGCCCAGTCGCGCTTCGACCGCCTCGCGCGGCGACCCGACGACGAGGAGTAG
- the tbsP gene encoding transcriptional regulator TbsP has product MTENILESDIDALLATAFADSQGTTYVVNPSASTFETVVDALAAADDVSVRLLGEERMLKDVLDDFLVASTAADLIDAGRLELRSFDVPSNTLLVSDDAVMAVVSAGDRVAGLVTDDEDFVGNARDEYDAVWEAATDFKLRTPPITRVRETLGSEIGTDAAGDFDGVLASLETARGDGDGLDEVTISLLVAAKNEELLYDISKWGEDVGIASKATFSRTKTRLEELGLIDTEKVPIDVGRPRLRLVLGDDRLRQADTDELANVAQSLLAS; this is encoded by the coding sequence ATGACTGAAAACATACTCGAATCGGATATCGACGCGCTGCTCGCGACGGCGTTCGCCGACAGTCAGGGCACCACGTACGTCGTCAACCCCTCGGCGTCGACGTTCGAGACGGTTGTCGACGCGCTCGCGGCTGCCGACGACGTGTCGGTCCGCCTGCTCGGCGAGGAACGGATGCTGAAGGACGTGCTCGACGACTTCCTCGTCGCCAGCACGGCCGCCGACCTCATCGACGCCGGCCGTCTCGAACTGCGTTCGTTCGACGTCCCGTCGAACACGCTGCTCGTCTCCGACGACGCCGTCATGGCCGTCGTGAGCGCCGGTGACCGGGTCGCCGGCCTCGTCACCGACGACGAGGACTTCGTCGGCAACGCCCGCGACGAGTACGACGCCGTCTGGGAGGCCGCGACGGACTTCAAGCTCCGCACGCCGCCCATCACGCGCGTCCGCGAGACGCTCGGGAGCGAAATCGGCACCGACGCGGCCGGCGACTTCGACGGCGTGCTCGCCTCGCTCGAGACCGCCCGCGGCGACGGCGACGGCCTCGACGAGGTGACCATCAGCCTGCTCGTCGCGGCGAAGAACGAGGAACTGCTGTACGACATCTCGAAGTGGGGCGAGGACGTCGGCATCGCCTCGAAGGCGACGTTCTCGCGGACGAAGACCCGTCTCGAGGAACTCGGCCTCATCGACACCGAGAAGGTGCCCATCGACGTCGGCCGCCCGCGCCTGCGCCTCGTCCTCGGCGACGACCGCCTGCGCCAGGCCGACACGGACGAACTCGCCAACGTCGCCCAGAGCCTCCTGGCCTCGTAG
- a CDS encoding DUF4352 domain-containing protein: MRGRQSDITRRELLLGGATAGTVVLAGCASGDGSLGGGSALGNETTPTAAGDGPVGVGRALTDGASTMVVRSVERTTDVGGSSAREGWTYLVVDLAVKNESESVVAFGGFVGGVVRDGSGETYERSGATGDGGGALASDHLVPGEVVRGPLVYEVPADAEDLTLVFDLRGYDGFDHDRVEVDLDDRVARPAVLDQDLAVEVREPGSDVTREGVTVAVEAVRTATGGVTAAPEGTEYVIPTLRVENRGDEPLVVSNDLQTAVKDGTGRAHERALSATAALPEPFDDDAAVAPGDARRGELAYAVPTDAERVLFAFDVTALAPGAKEFWALR; this comes from the coding sequence ATGAGAGGCAGACAGTCCGATATCACGCGACGGGAGTTGCTACTGGGGGGTGCGACGGCGGGGACGGTGGTCCTCGCCGGGTGTGCGTCGGGAGACGGGTCGCTCGGCGGGGGGTCGGCGCTCGGTAACGAGACGACGCCCACGGCGGCGGGCGACGGTCCGGTGGGGGTGGGCCGGGCGCTCACCGACGGCGCGTCGACGATGGTGGTCCGCTCGGTCGAACGGACGACCGACGTCGGCGGGTCGAGCGCGCGCGAGGGGTGGACGTACCTCGTCGTCGACCTCGCGGTGAAGAACGAGAGCGAGTCGGTCGTCGCGTTCGGTGGCTTCGTCGGGGGCGTCGTCCGCGACGGGTCGGGCGAGACCTACGAGCGTTCGGGGGCGACCGGCGACGGCGGTGGCGCGCTGGCGAGCGACCACCTCGTCCCCGGGGAGGTGGTCCGCGGCCCGCTGGTGTACGAGGTACCGGCCGATGCGGAGGACCTGACGCTGGTGTTCGACCTCCGGGGGTACGACGGGTTCGACCACGACCGCGTCGAGGTCGACCTGGACGACCGGGTGGCCCGGCCGGCCGTCCTCGACCAGGACCTCGCGGTCGAGGTCCGCGAGCCAGGGTCGGACGTCACCCGCGAGGGCGTGACGGTCGCCGTCGAGGCGGTCCGGACGGCGACGGGTGGCGTCACCGCGGCGCCGGAGGGCACGGAGTACGTGATTCCGACGCTCCGCGTCGAGAACCGCGGTGACGAACCGCTCGTCGTCTCGAACGACCTCCAGACGGCGGTGAAAGACGGCACCGGTCGCGCCCACGAGCGGGCGCTCTCCGCCACTGCCGCGCTCCCCGAGCCGTTCGACGACGACGCGGCGGTCGCTCCCGGGGACGCGCGGCGGGGTGAACTCGCCTACGCCGTCCCGACTGACGCAGAGCGGGTGCTGTTCGCCTTCGACGTCACCGCGCTCGCCCCCGGCGCGAAGGAGTTCTGGGCGCTCCGGTAG
- the glyA gene encoding serine hydroxymethyltransferase, with protein MDYERVRAVDPAVADALTAEVDRQRETLEMIASENHVSRAVLEAQGSALTNKYAEGYPGERYYAGCEHADEVEELAIERAQELWGAEHVNVQPHSGTQANMGVYLAMLDPGDKVLSLELSHGGHLSHGHPANFTGKTYEVEQYEVDPETGYIDYEGLDALAREFQPDIIVSGYSAYPREVDWERIQETAEAVDAYHLADIAHITGLVAAGVHSSPVGVADFVTGSTHKTIRAGRGGIIMTSEEHASAVDAAVFPGAQGGPLMHNIAGKAVGFKEALEPEFTEYAERVVADAKALGERLQERGFSLVSGGTDTHLVLVDLRESHPDTTGGDAERALEQVGIILNKNTVPGETRSPFNPSGIRAGTPALAARGFDEDASREVADLIYRVVDNHDDTDVKAEVAEDVKALCADFPLYEE; from the coding sequence ATGGACTACGAACGCGTCCGCGCCGTCGACCCGGCGGTCGCAGACGCGCTGACGGCCGAGGTGGACCGTCAGCGCGAGACCCTGGAGATGATCGCGAGCGAGAACCACGTGAGCCGAGCCGTCCTCGAGGCGCAGGGGAGCGCGCTGACCAACAAGTACGCCGAGGGCTACCCCGGCGAACGCTACTACGCGGGCTGTGAGCACGCCGACGAGGTGGAGGAACTCGCCATCGAACGTGCCCAGGAACTGTGGGGGGCGGAACACGTCAACGTCCAGCCCCACTCCGGGACGCAGGCGAACATGGGCGTCTACCTCGCCATGCTCGACCCCGGCGACAAGGTGCTCTCGCTGGAACTCTCCCACGGCGGCCACCTCAGTCACGGCCACCCCGCGAACTTCACCGGGAAGACCTACGAGGTCGAGCAGTACGAGGTCGACCCCGAGACGGGCTACATCGACTACGAGGGCCTCGACGCGCTCGCGCGCGAGTTCCAGCCGGACATCATCGTCTCGGGCTACTCCGCGTACCCCCGCGAGGTCGACTGGGAGCGCATCCAGGAGACGGCGGAGGCGGTCGACGCCTACCACCTCGCGGACATCGCGCACATCACGGGGCTGGTCGCGGCGGGCGTCCACTCCTCGCCGGTCGGCGTCGCCGACTTCGTGACGGGCAGTACGCACAAGACCATCCGCGCGGGGCGTGGCGGCATCATCATGACGAGCGAGGAACACGCCAGCGCCGTCGACGCGGCCGTCTTCCCGGGCGCACAGGGCGGCCCCCTCATGCACAACATCGCGGGGAAGGCCGTCGGGTTCAAGGAGGCGCTCGAACCCGAGTTCACCGAGTACGCGGAGCGGGTCGTCGCCGACGCGAAGGCGCTCGGCGAGCGCCTCCAGGAGCGCGGCTTCTCGCTCGTCTCCGGCGGCACCGACACGCACCTCGTGCTCGTCGACCTCCGCGAGTCGCACCCCGACACCACCGGCGGCGACGCCGAGCGGGCGCTCGAACAGGTCGGCATCATCCTCAACAAGAACACCGTCCCCGGCGAGACGCGCTCGCCGTTCAACCCCTCGGGTATCCGCGCGGGCACGCCCGCCCTCGCCGCCCGCGGGTTCGACGAGGACGCCAGCCGCGAGGTAGCGGACCTCATCTACCGCGTCGTCGACAACCACGACGACACGGACGTGAAGGCCGAGGTCGCGGAGGACGTGAAGGCGCTCTGCGCGGACTTCCCGCTGTACGAGGAGTAG
- a CDS encoding bifunctional methylenetetrahydrofolate dehydrogenase/methenyltetrahydrofolate cyclohydrolase — translation MTELIDGNAVAADVRDGLADAIGTLADAGHTPGLATVLMSDDPASQTYVSMKQRDCEEVGIDGTHVELDPEADASELYDTIDELNGDPSVHGILVQMPVPEHVETRRVLRAIDPAKDVDGFHPENVGRLVAGNARYKPCTPHGVQKLLEASDVDPEGKDAVVVGRSDIVGKPMANLLLQKQPGGNATVTVCHSRTKDLAAKTRQADIVVAAAGVPEMLDGSMLSEGVTVIDVGVNRVDVAERSSAGSRTPSDDADTGKGYELVGDVDFESAKEKASAITPVPGGVGPMTRAMLLYNTVKAASEQEGVAVDLP, via the coding sequence ATGACCGAGTTGATCGACGGGAACGCCGTCGCCGCGGACGTTCGAGACGGCCTCGCGGACGCCATCGGGACGCTCGCTGACGCGGGACACACGCCCGGTCTCGCCACCGTCCTGATGAGCGACGACCCCGCGAGCCAGACGTACGTCTCGATGAAACAGCGCGACTGCGAGGAGGTCGGCATCGACGGAACCCACGTCGAACTCGACCCCGAGGCCGACGCGTCCGAACTCTACGACACCATCGACGAGCTGAACGGTGACCCGTCGGTGCACGGAATCCTGGTGCAGATGCCGGTCCCGGAGCACGTCGAGACGCGCCGGGTGTTGCGCGCCATCGACCCCGCGAAGGACGTCGACGGCTTCCACCCCGAGAACGTCGGGCGATTAGTGGCCGGAAACGCCCGCTACAAACCCTGTACTCCACACGGCGTCCAGAAACTCCTCGAAGCATCCGACGTCGACCCCGAGGGGAAAGACGCCGTCGTCGTCGGGCGCTCCGACATCGTCGGCAAACCCATGGCCAACCTCCTCCTCCAGAAACAGCCGGGAGGGAACGCGACGGTGACGGTCTGTCACTCCCGGACGAAGGACTTGGCGGCGAAGACCCGGCAAGCGGACATCGTCGTCGCGGCCGCCGGCGTCCCCGAGATGCTCGATGGAAGTATGCTCTCGGAGGGAGTGACGGTCATCGACGTGGGCGTCAACCGCGTCGACGTCGCCGAGCGAAGCTCGGCGGGCAGTCGGACTCCGTCCGACGATGCCGACACGGGAAAGGGCTACGAACTCGTCGGCGACGTCGACTTCGAGAGCGCCAAAGAGAAAGCCAGCGCCATCACCCCCGTCCCCGGTGGCGTCGGGCCGATGACGCGCGCGATGTTGCTCTACAACACGGTGAAGGCCGCCAGCGAGCAGGAAGGAGTGGCCGTCGACC